A region of Streptomyces sp. NBC_01264 DNA encodes the following proteins:
- a CDS encoding LacI family DNA-binding transcriptional regulator: MTRRLAQVAKKVGVSEATVSRVLNGKPGVSDATRQSVLTALDVLGYERPTQLRGERARLVGLVLPELQNPIFPAFAEVIGGALAQQGLTPVLCTQTTGGVSEADYVELLLQQQVSGVVFAGGLFAQADAPHGHYRLLHDRKVPVVLINASIEDLGFPCVSCDDAVAVEQAWRHLASLGHERIGLVLGPPDHIPSLRKLVAAQAVAAAAGTELPAAHVERALFSLEGGHAATSRLLDRGVTGIICASDPLALGAIRAARRRGLDVPGEVSVVGYDDSAFMNCTEPPLTTVRQPIEAMGRAAVELLTAQIQGAAVQPGELLFEPELVVRGSTAQVPRPRPA; this comes from the coding sequence ATGACGCGACGACTTGCTCAAGTGGCGAAGAAGGTGGGGGTCAGCGAGGCAACGGTCAGCCGGGTGCTCAACGGCAAGCCGGGCGTCTCGGACGCGACCCGCCAGTCCGTGCTCACCGCCCTGGACGTCCTCGGCTACGAGCGCCCCACCCAGCTGCGCGGCGAACGGGCCCGGCTGGTCGGCCTGGTCCTGCCGGAACTCCAGAACCCGATCTTCCCCGCCTTCGCCGAGGTGATCGGCGGGGCACTGGCCCAGCAGGGGCTGACCCCGGTGCTCTGCACGCAGACCACCGGAGGGGTCTCCGAGGCGGACTACGTCGAGCTCCTGCTCCAGCAGCAGGTGTCCGGCGTCGTCTTCGCCGGCGGGCTCTTCGCGCAGGCCGACGCCCCGCACGGGCACTACCGGCTGCTCCACGACCGCAAGGTCCCGGTGGTGCTCATCAACGCCTCGATAGAGGACCTCGGCTTCCCGTGCGTCTCCTGCGACGACGCCGTCGCGGTCGAACAGGCCTGGCGCCACTTGGCCTCCCTCGGTCACGAACGCATCGGACTGGTGCTGGGCCCGCCCGACCACATCCCCTCCCTGCGCAAGCTGGTGGCCGCCCAGGCGGTCGCCGCCGCGGCCGGCACCGAGCTGCCCGCCGCGCACGTGGAGCGGGCGCTGTTCTCCCTGGAGGGCGGCCACGCGGCCACGTCGAGGCTGCTGGACCGCGGGGTGACCGGCATCATCTGCGCGAGCGACCCGCTGGCCCTGGGGGCCATCAGGGCAGCCCGCCGGCGCGGGCTGGACGTGCCCGGCGAGGTCTCCGTCGTCGGGTACGACGACTCGGCCTTCATGAACTGCACCGAACCCCCGCTGACCACCGTCCGGCAGCCCATCGAGGCCATGGGCAGGGCTGCCGTGGAGCTGCTCACCGCGCAGATCCAGGGGGCCGCCGTGCAGCCCGGGGAGCTGCTCTTCGAGCCCGAGCTCGTCGTGCGCGGCTCCACCGCACAGGTCCCGCGCCCCCGTCCGGCGTAG
- a CDS encoding response regulator, whose product MSDLDEPGASSASGALRASRAFKAPGASTAPTAPTAFDVLVVDDDLRVARINAAYVAKVPGFRVSARAHSAAEALALLDSRPVDLILLDHYLPDENGLDLVRRLRERGHRTDVIMVTAARDLATVQAAMRLGALQYLVKPFTFTGLRTRLEAYAALRRTLDTGGEAEQAEVDRIFGALAAAGADAPSDLPKGHSPTTADLVRGILRAAEGPLSTQQIADRAGISRQTAQRYLKLLDRAGRVVLALRYGETGRPEHRYAWRPPTTG is encoded by the coding sequence ATGAGCGACCTCGACGAACCCGGCGCATCCAGCGCATCGGGCGCGCTCCGTGCTTCCCGCGCGTTCAAGGCTCCCGGCGCGTCCACCGCACCCACCGCACCCACCGCTTTCGACGTGCTGGTCGTCGACGACGACCTGCGCGTCGCCCGGATCAACGCGGCCTACGTGGCCAAGGTGCCCGGCTTCCGCGTGTCGGCCCGGGCCCATTCGGCGGCGGAGGCACTGGCGCTCCTCGACTCCCGCCCCGTGGACCTGATCCTCCTCGACCACTACCTCCCCGACGAGAACGGCCTCGACCTGGTCCGGCGCCTGCGCGAACGCGGTCACCGCACCGACGTGATCATGGTGACGGCCGCCCGCGACCTGGCCACCGTCCAGGCCGCCATGCGCCTCGGCGCCCTCCAGTACCTGGTCAAACCCTTCACCTTCACGGGCCTGCGCACCCGACTGGAGGCCTACGCGGCCCTGCGCCGCACCCTGGACACGGGCGGCGAGGCCGAACAGGCGGAGGTCGACCGGATCTTCGGCGCCCTCGCCGCGGCCGGCGCCGACGCCCCGAGCGATCTCCCGAAGGGCCACTCCCCCACCACCGCCGACCTGGTCCGCGGCATCCTGCGCGCGGCCGAAGGCCCGCTCTCCACCCAGCAGATCGCCGACCGCGCGGGCATCAGCCGCCAGACCGCCCAGCGCTACCTCAAGCTCCTCGACCGCGCCGGCCGCGTCGTCCTCGCCCTGCGCTACGGCGAAACGGGCCGCCCGGAACACCGGTACGCCTGGCGCCCGCCCACCACGGGCTGA
- a CDS encoding solute symporter family protein: MTTEHQTLALLLFSVFIAVTLGITTWVSRNRHGSAEEFYAGGRLFSPMENGFAIAGDYMSAASFLGISGLIALFGYDGLLYSVGFLVAWLVVLFLVAELVRNCGRFTLADVVAARMSERPVRIAAGTSSVVVSVLYLVAQMVGAGSLVGLLLADSGRTARTLTVIGVGALMVIYVSFGGMRATTWIQIVKAVLLMGGAITLTVLVLLRFHGNFDQLLSSAAERSGHGDRFLGPGLKYGGDWTARFDFMSLGLALVLGTAGLPHILSRFYTVPTARAARRSVVWAIGLIGGFYLMTIVLGFGAAALLGPEEVRASNASGNTAVPLLAAFLGGGADSTGGAVLFAFVAAIAFATILAVVAGITLASSASVAHDLYASLKRRHAKQRSEVAVARVAAVGIGAVAIALGLLAQDLNVAFLVGLAFAVAASANLPVLLYSLFWRGFTTRGAVWSVYGGLLPAVLLVALSPVVSGSPESLFPGVDFQLFPLQNPGIVSIPLGFLAGWLGTVTSAEEPDERRHAETEVRALTGAGAV; the protein is encoded by the coding sequence GTGACCACCGAGCACCAGACCCTGGCGCTGCTCCTGTTCAGCGTCTTCATCGCCGTCACCCTGGGCATCACCACCTGGGTGAGCCGCAACCGGCACGGTTCGGCAGAGGAGTTCTACGCGGGCGGACGGCTGTTCTCGCCCATGGAGAACGGTTTCGCCATCGCCGGCGACTACATGTCCGCCGCCTCCTTCCTCGGCATCTCCGGCCTCATCGCCCTCTTCGGCTACGACGGCCTGCTGTACTCGGTGGGCTTCCTCGTCGCCTGGCTGGTCGTCCTGTTCCTCGTCGCCGAACTCGTCCGCAACTGCGGCCGGTTCACCCTCGCGGACGTGGTCGCCGCGCGGATGAGCGAGCGGCCGGTGCGGATCGCCGCCGGGACCTCGTCGGTGGTCGTCTCCGTGCTGTACCTCGTCGCGCAGATGGTGGGCGCCGGCAGTCTCGTGGGCCTGCTGCTCGCCGATTCGGGCCGCACCGCACGGACGCTGACCGTCATCGGGGTCGGCGCGCTCATGGTGATCTACGTGTCCTTCGGCGGTATGCGGGCCACCACCTGGATCCAGATCGTCAAGGCCGTGCTGCTGATGGGCGGGGCGATCACCCTGACCGTGCTCGTACTGCTGCGCTTCCACGGGAACTTCGACCAGCTGCTCAGCAGCGCGGCCGAGCGCAGCGGGCACGGCGACCGGTTCCTGGGCCCCGGGCTCAAGTACGGCGGCGACTGGACGGCCCGCTTCGACTTCATGAGCCTCGGGCTCGCCCTGGTCCTGGGGACGGCCGGGCTCCCGCACATCCTGTCCCGCTTCTACACCGTGCCCACGGCGCGGGCGGCCCGCCGGTCGGTGGTGTGGGCGATCGGGCTGATCGGGGGCTTCTACCTGATGACCATCGTGCTCGGCTTCGGTGCGGCGGCGCTGCTCGGGCCGGAGGAGGTCCGGGCCTCCAACGCCTCGGGGAACACGGCGGTTCCGCTGCTCGCGGCCTTCCTGGGCGGCGGGGCCGACTCGACCGGCGGGGCGGTGCTGTTCGCCTTCGTGGCGGCCATCGCCTTCGCGACGATCCTCGCGGTGGTCGCGGGCATCACCCTCGCCTCGTCGGCCTCCGTGGCGCACGACCTCTACGCCTCGCTCAAGCGCCGCCACGCCAAGCAGCGCAGCGAGGTGGCGGTGGCCAGGGTGGCGGCCGTCGGGATCGGGGCGGTGGCGATCGCACTGGGTCTGCTCGCCCAGGACCTGAACGTGGCCTTCCTCGTGGGTCTGGCCTTCGCGGTGGCGGCCTCGGCGAACCTGCCGGTGCTCCTGTACTCGCTGTTCTGGCGCGGGTTCACCACGCGGGGCGCCGTCTGGTCGGTGTACGGGGGGCTGCTCCCGGCCGTGCTGCTGGTGGCCCTGTCACCGGTGGTCTCGGGCAGCCCCGAATCCCTCTTCCCGGGCGTGGACTTCCAGCTCTTCCCGCTCCAGAACCCGGGCATCGTGTCCATCCCGCTGGGCTTCCTGGCGGGCTGGCTGGGCACCGTGACCTCGGCGGAGGAGCCGGACGAGCGGCGGCACGCGGAGACCGAGGTCCGCGCGCTGACGGGGGCCGGGGCGGTGTAG
- a CDS encoding discoidin domain-containing protein — protein MRRHNWRWRTLAALISTALLMLGWPALTAVAAGGPSVSAGRPATASSTNGAYAAGNVTDGNQATYWESAGSTFPQWVQTDLGATTRVDQVVLKLPASWESRNQTLSVQGSADGTSFSTLVSSATYTFGQGAGNVVTIGFPATQARYVRIDITANTGWQAAQLSELEVRAPGESGTNLALGKTLTASSNTQVYVPGNANDGNAASYWESVNNAMPQWLQADLGSSVRVDRVVLKLPENWGARTQTLKIQGSANGTDYLDLTASKGYDFTPAGSNTVSIAFDATTTRYVRVWIASNSVQPGGQLSELEIYGPTTGDTQPPTAPTALAYTEPATGQIKLTWNAATDNTGVTGYDVYANNQLRTSVAGNVTTYTDTQPASASVTYYVRAKDAAGNQSGNSNSVTRAGDTGDTQAPTIPGALTFTEPASGQIKLAWQASTDNTGVTGYEVFANNVLLTTVAGNVTTYTDTQPATATVSYFVRAKDAAGNRSGDSNSVTRNGSGGGGGSNLAVGKPIEGSSVIHTFVAENANDNSTSTYWEGAGGAYPSTLTVKLGANADVDRLVLKLNPDSSWGTRTQNIQVLGREQSAPGVTGLVAAKDYVFNPASGSNTVTIPVNARVADVQLRFTSNTGSSNGQIAEFQVFGVAAPNPDLQVTAVSAAPAAPVESDPVTLSATVKNTGPAPAAATVVSFQLGGSKVATANVPALAAGASATVTAGIGPRDAGTYPLSAIVDEANTVVEQNDTNNSLTGSPLVVRPVDSSDLVASDVNWSPSAPSAGQTVNFSVTVKNQGTVAAATGTHNVTLALLDAGGATVRTQTSSFSGALAAGASTAPIPLGSWTATNGKYTVKVVLADDANELPVKRANNTSTKPFFVGRGANMPYDTYEAEDGTVGGGANVVGPNRTIGDIAGEASGRKAVKLDATGEYVEFTTRAATNTLVTRFSIPDAPGGGGIDSTINVYVNGVLKKALPLTSKYAWLYGAEAGPGNAPSAGAPRHIYDEANILLGETVPAGSKIRLQKDAANTTTYAIDFVSLEQATVIANPDPATYTVPAGFTHQDVQNALDKVRMDTTGKLVGVYLPPGDYATASKFQVYGKAVQVVGAGPWFTRFHAPSTQDNTDNGWRAEGTAKGSSFTGFAYFGNYTSRIDGPGKVFDFANVTDMTIDNVWNEHQVCLYWGANTDRITIKNSRIRDTFADGINMTNGSTDNLVANIEARSTGDDSFALFSAIDAGGADMKNNVYENLSAILTWRAAGVAVYGGFNNTFRNIYIADILVYSGITISSLDFGYPMNGFGTDPTLFENISIVRAGGHFWGAQTFPGIWIFSASKVFQGIRINNVDIVDPTYSGIMFQTQYVGGQPVNPIKDTILKDITITGAKKSGDAFDAKSGFGLWANEMPEAGQGPAVGEVTIQNLRMSDNAVDVRNTTSTFKINQLP, from the coding sequence ATGAGAAGGCACAACTGGAGATGGCGGACCCTGGCCGCCTTGATCAGCACCGCCCTGCTGATGCTGGGCTGGCCCGCTCTGACCGCCGTGGCCGCCGGCGGACCGAGCGTCTCGGCGGGCAGGCCCGCCACGGCGAGCAGTACCAACGGCGCCTACGCGGCCGGCAACGTCACCGACGGCAACCAGGCCACGTACTGGGAGAGCGCCGGCAGCACCTTCCCGCAATGGGTGCAGACCGACCTCGGAGCCACCACCCGCGTCGACCAGGTGGTGCTCAAGCTCCCCGCCTCCTGGGAGAGCCGCAACCAGACCCTGTCCGTCCAGGGCAGCGCCGACGGCACCAGCTTCAGCACCCTGGTGAGTTCGGCGACGTACACCTTCGGCCAGGGCGCCGGAAACGTGGTCACCATCGGCTTCCCGGCCACCCAGGCCCGGTACGTGCGGATCGACATCACCGCCAACACCGGCTGGCAGGCCGCCCAGCTCTCCGAGCTGGAGGTCCGCGCCCCGGGTGAGTCCGGGACCAACCTGGCCCTCGGCAAGACGCTCACGGCGAGCAGCAACACCCAGGTCTACGTGCCGGGCAACGCCAACGACGGCAACGCCGCCAGCTACTGGGAGAGCGTCAACAACGCCATGCCCCAGTGGCTCCAGGCCGACCTCGGCTCCTCCGTCCGCGTGGACCGCGTGGTCCTCAAGCTCCCCGAGAACTGGGGCGCCCGTACCCAGACCCTCAAGATCCAGGGCAGCGCCAACGGCACGGACTACCTCGACCTGACCGCGTCCAAGGGGTACGACTTCACGCCCGCCGGCTCCAACACGGTGAGCATCGCCTTCGACGCCACCACCACCCGTTACGTACGGGTGTGGATCGCGTCCAACTCCGTACAGCCCGGCGGGCAGCTCTCCGAGCTGGAGATCTACGGCCCGACGACCGGCGACACCCAGCCCCCGACGGCCCCGACGGCGCTCGCCTACACCGAGCCGGCGACGGGCCAGATCAAGCTCACCTGGAACGCGGCGACCGACAACACGGGCGTCACCGGGTACGACGTCTACGCCAACAATCAGCTGCGCACCAGCGTCGCGGGCAACGTCACCACCTACACCGACACCCAGCCGGCCTCCGCGAGCGTGACCTACTACGTCCGGGCCAAGGACGCGGCCGGCAACCAGTCGGGGAACAGCAACAGCGTCACCCGCGCCGGCGACACCGGTGACACCCAGGCCCCGACCATCCCGGGCGCGCTGACCTTCACCGAGCCGGCCTCCGGGCAGATCAAGCTGGCCTGGCAGGCGTCCACCGACAACACCGGCGTCACCGGCTACGAGGTGTTCGCCAACAACGTCCTGCTCACCACGGTCGCGGGCAACGTCACCACCTACACGGACACCCAGCCGGCCACCGCCACCGTGAGCTACTTCGTCCGGGCCAAGGACGCGGCGGGCAACCGCTCCGGCGACAGCAACTCCGTGACCCGCAACGGCAGCGGCGGCGGGGGCGGCTCCAACCTGGCCGTCGGCAAGCCCATCGAGGGCTCCTCCGTGATCCATACCTTCGTCGCGGAGAACGCCAACGACAACAGCACCTCCACCTACTGGGAGGGCGCCGGCGGCGCCTACCCGAGCACCCTGACCGTCAAGCTCGGCGCCAACGCCGACGTCGACCGCCTGGTCCTCAAGCTCAACCCGGACAGCAGTTGGGGCACCCGCACCCAGAACATCCAGGTGCTCGGCCGCGAGCAGAGCGCCCCGGGCGTCACCGGCCTGGTGGCCGCCAAGGACTACGTCTTCAACCCGGCCTCCGGCTCCAACACCGTCACCATCCCGGTGAACGCCCGGGTCGCGGACGTGCAGCTGCGCTTCACCTCCAACACCGGTTCCTCCAACGGCCAGATCGCCGAGTTCCAGGTCTTCGGGGTCGCGGCGCCCAACCCGGACCTCCAGGTCACCGCGGTGAGCGCCGCCCCGGCCGCCCCGGTCGAGTCGGACCCCGTCACCCTGTCCGCCACCGTCAAGAACACCGGCCCGGCCCCGGCGGCCGCGACCGTCGTCTCCTTCCAGCTCGGCGGCTCGAAGGTCGCCACCGCCAACGTGCCCGCGCTGGCCGCCGGCGCCTCGGCCACCGTCACGGCCGGCATCGGACCGCGCGACGCGGGCACCTACCCGCTGAGCGCGATCGTCGACGAGGCGAACACGGTCGTCGAGCAGAACGACACCAACAACAGCCTCACCGGCTCCCCGCTGGTGGTCCGCCCCGTCGACAGCTCGGACCTGGTGGCCTCGGACGTCAACTGGTCGCCGAGCGCCCCGTCCGCGGGCCAGACGGTGAACTTCTCCGTGACGGTCAAGAACCAGGGCACCGTGGCCGCGGCCACGGGCACCCACAACGTGACCCTCGCGCTGCTGGACGCGGGCGGCGCGACCGTCCGTACGCAGACGAGCTCCTTCAGCGGCGCCCTCGCGGCCGGTGCCTCGACGGCCCCGATCCCGCTCGGCAGCTGGACCGCGACCAACGGCAAGTACACCGTCAAGGTGGTCCTCGCAGACGACGCCAACGAACTGCCGGTCAAGCGCGCCAACAACACCTCCACCAAGCCCTTCTTCGTCGGCCGCGGGGCGAACATGCCCTACGACACCTACGAGGCGGAGGACGGCACGGTCGGCGGCGGCGCCAATGTCGTCGGACCCAACCGGACCATCGGCGACATCGCGGGCGAGGCCTCGGGCCGCAAGGCCGTGAAACTGGACGCGACGGGCGAGTACGTCGAGTTCACCACCCGGGCCGCGACCAACACCCTGGTCACCCGCTTCTCCATCCCGGACGCCCCGGGCGGCGGCGGCATCGACTCCACCATCAACGTCTACGTCAACGGCGTCCTGAAGAAGGCCCTGCCGCTGACCTCCAAGTACGCGTGGCTCTACGGGGCCGAGGCCGGCCCGGGCAACGCCCCGAGCGCCGGTGCCCCGCGGCACATCTACGACGAGGCGAACATCCTCCTCGGCGAGACCGTCCCGGCGGGCAGCAAGATCCGCCTCCAGAAGGACGCGGCCAACACCACCACCTACGCGATCGACTTCGTGAGCCTGGAACAGGCCACGGTGATCGCCAACCCCGACCCGGCCACCTACACGGTGCCCGCAGGCTTCACCCACCAGGACGTGCAGAACGCCCTGGACAAGGTCCGCATGGACACCACGGGCAAGCTCGTGGGCGTCTACCTGCCGCCGGGCGACTACGCCACGGCGAGCAAGTTCCAGGTGTACGGCAAGGCCGTGCAGGTCGTGGGCGCCGGACCGTGGTTCACCCGCTTCCACGCCCCGTCCACGCAGGACAACACCGACAACGGCTGGCGCGCGGAGGGCACCGCGAAGGGCTCATCCTTCACCGGGTTCGCCTACTTCGGCAACTACACCTCGCGCATCGACGGCCCGGGCAAGGTCTTCGACTTCGCCAACGTGACCGACATGACCATCGACAACGTCTGGAACGAACACCAGGTGTGCCTCTACTGGGGCGCCAACACCGACCGGATCACGATCAAGAACTCGCGGATCCGTGACACCTTCGCCGACGGCATCAACATGACCAACGGCAGCACGGACAACCTCGTGGCCAACATCGAGGCGCGCTCCACGGGTGACGACAGCTTCGCGCTGTTCTCCGCCATCGACGCGGGCGGCGCGGACATGAAGAACAACGTCTACGAGAACCTGAGCGCCATCCTGACCTGGCGCGCGGCCGGTGTCGCCGTCTACGGCGGTTTCAACAACACCTTCCGCAACATCTACATCGCCGACATCCTCGTCTACTCGGGCATCACCATCAGTTCGCTGGACTTCGGGTATCCGATGAACGGATTCGGGACCGACCCGACGCTCTTCGAGAACATCTCGATCGTCCGGGCCGGAGGCCATTTCTGGGGGGCGCAGACCTTCCCTGGAATCTGGATCTTCTCGGCTTCCAAGGTGTTCCAGGGAATCCGCATCAACAACGTGGACATCGTCGATCCGACCTACAGCGGCATCATGTTCCAGACGCAGTACGTGGGCGGCCAGCCGGTCAATCCCATCAAGGACACGATCCTGAAGGACATCACCATCACGGGGGCCAAGAAGAGCGGTGACGCCTTCGACGCCAAGTCCGGCTTCGGTCTCTGGGCGAACGAAATGCCCGAGGCGGGACAAGGGCCCGCGGTGGGTGAGGTCACCATCCAGAATCTGAGGATGAGTGACAACGCCGTGGACGTGCGCAACACGACCTCGACGTTCAAGATCAACCAGCTGCCGTAG
- a CDS encoding ATP-binding protein, with protein sequence MSARRLGLPRRAASQILLTQLAIAAGVLALATGLFLAPLSAQLDDQAMRRALAIAQSTAADPSVAAGLLGSAPSPDSPVQASAERIRSATGAEYVVVMDLDGVRRSHPSPDRIGRPVSTDPRDVLAGREVMEIDEGTLGRSARGKVPLLAADGEIVGAVSVGIAYDSVQGRLLGAIPGLLAYAGGALATGALAAYLLSRRIHRQTRDLAFSDIAGLLAEREAMLHSIREGVIALDRTGRVRLVNDEAARLLGLAPEAAGAVAGRALDEVLGAGRTTDVLTGRVTGRDLLTVQGTRVLVANRMPTEDGGAVATLRDRTELEHLGRELDSTKGLIDALRAQDHEHANRLHTLLGLLELGLYEDAVEFVTEVVGVHRSTAEQVTEKVHDPLLAALLMGKATVAAERGVPLRLADSALLPDRLVDPGGLVTILGNLVDNALDASVGSPAPLVEVDIRAEGRTVVLRVRDSGPGVPAARREEIFTEGWSTKQPRAGAHRGRGLGLALVRRLAERQGGTVRAGEATGGGAEFSVVLPEALR encoded by the coding sequence ATGAGCGCTCGGCGCCTCGGGCTGCCCCGGCGGGCCGCCTCCCAGATCCTGCTGACCCAGCTGGCCATCGCCGCCGGGGTGCTCGCCCTGGCCACCGGCCTCTTCCTGGCCCCGCTGAGCGCGCAGCTCGACGACCAGGCCATGCGGCGCGCCCTGGCCATCGCGCAGAGCACCGCGGCCGACCCCTCCGTGGCCGCCGGCCTCCTCGGCTCGGCTCCCTCGCCCGACAGCCCGGTACAGGCCTCCGCGGAGCGGATCCGCTCCGCCACCGGCGCCGAGTACGTGGTGGTCATGGACCTGGACGGCGTCCGCCGCTCGCACCCGAGCCCCGACCGCATCGGGCGGCCCGTCTCCACCGACCCCCGCGACGTCCTGGCCGGCCGCGAGGTCATGGAGATCGACGAGGGCACCCTGGGCCGCTCCGCGCGCGGCAAGGTCCCCCTCCTCGCCGCAGACGGCGAGATCGTCGGCGCCGTCTCCGTCGGCATCGCCTACGACAGCGTCCAGGGCCGCCTGCTCGGAGCCATCCCGGGCCTGCTCGCGTACGCGGGCGGCGCCCTGGCCACGGGCGCCCTCGCCGCCTATCTGCTCTCGCGCAGGATCCACCGGCAGACCCGTGACCTGGCCTTCTCCGATATCGCGGGCCTGCTCGCCGAACGCGAGGCGATGCTGCACTCCATCCGGGAAGGTGTGATCGCCCTCGACCGGACCGGCCGGGTCCGGCTGGTCAACGACGAGGCGGCCCGGCTGCTGGGCCTCGCGCCCGAGGCCGCCGGAGCCGTCGCGGGGCGCGCCCTGGACGAGGTGCTCGGCGCGGGCCGCACCACCGACGTCCTCACCGGCCGGGTCACCGGCCGCGACCTGCTCACCGTCCAGGGCACCCGGGTCCTGGTCGCCAACCGGATGCCCACCGAGGACGGCGGAGCCGTGGCCACCCTGCGCGACCGCACCGAGCTGGAGCACCTGGGCCGCGAGCTCGACTCCACCAAGGGCCTGATCGACGCCCTGCGCGCCCAGGACCACGAACACGCCAACCGGCTCCACACCCTCCTCGGCCTGCTGGAACTGGGCCTGTACGAGGACGCCGTGGAGTTCGTCACGGAGGTGGTCGGCGTGCACCGCAGCACCGCCGAGCAGGTCACCGAGAAGGTGCACGACCCCCTGCTCGCCGCCCTGCTGATGGGCAAGGCCACGGTCGCGGCGGAGCGCGGGGTCCCCCTGCGGCTGGCTGATTCCGCCCTGCTGCCCGACCGCCTCGTCGACCCGGGAGGCCTGGTCACCATCCTCGGCAACCTGGTCGACAACGCCCTGGACGCCTCGGTCGGCTCCCCCGCACCGCTGGTCGAGGTCGACATCCGGGCGGAGGGCCGCACCGTGGTCCTGCGGGTCCGTGACAGCGGCCCCGGCGTGCCGGCGGCGCGCCGCGAGGAGATCTTCACCGAGGGCTGGTCGACCAAGCAGCCCCGGGCGGGCGCCCACCGCGGACGCGGGCTCGGTCTGGCCCTGGTACGGCGCCTGGCCGAACGTCAGGGCGGCACGGTCCGGGCCGGCGAGGCGACCGGCGGAGGGGCGGAGTTCTCCGTCGTCCTTCCGGAGGCCCTGCGATGA
- a CDS encoding ABC transporter substrate-binding protein, producing MRTNIRRTTATALVSALAVTALAACGTSSDGDDTKNQPSGGSTDASAPLDPKTKVTISMDCMPPAAKKAELKQWKEDVAEFNKTYPNVTIEGRSTPGQCLEPPRFTAMLKAKSQPDVFYAYFTDLKQVLDNDGAEDISAYVTAKTVPGIDDIDKNVVNTLKQDGKLYGLPTSNYTMGLLVNRKLFKDAGLDPDQPPRTWDEVRAAAKKIAALGNGTAGYGEYSVENTGGWHFTAAMYGLGGDVVGADGKAAFNNATGKQVADNLRAMRWEDDSMGKTQLLKWGDLQKQMASDKLGMFLAAPDDITYMVQQLGAKYENFGMGPIPGGAATLAGGNGYMIKKGSSPDKVKAAIAWLNFKTLSVGKGQFQYDRSKTDGLPVGLPQPAFFTGASKAKDDELKAASATMPVVNFKSFLDNPVAGKPEPTKAQEVYKVLDKVMSGVLTNKNADTAQLLAEAEKAVNQVLANQ from the coding sequence ATGAGAACCAACATCCGCCGCACCACCGCGACCGCCCTCGTCTCGGCGCTCGCCGTCACCGCCCTCGCGGCCTGCGGCACGAGCAGCGACGGGGACGACACCAAGAACCAGCCGTCCGGCGGTTCCACGGACGCCTCCGCGCCGCTCGACCCCAAGACCAAGGTCACCATCTCCATGGACTGCATGCCGCCCGCCGCGAAGAAGGCGGAGCTCAAGCAGTGGAAGGAGGACGTGGCGGAGTTCAACAAGACCTACCCGAACGTCACCATCGAAGGCCGCTCCACCCCCGGCCAGTGCCTGGAGCCCCCGCGGTTCACCGCGATGCTCAAGGCCAAGTCGCAGCCGGACGTCTTCTACGCCTACTTCACGGATCTCAAGCAGGTGCTGGACAACGACGGCGCCGAGGACATCTCCGCGTACGTCACGGCCAAGACGGTTCCGGGCATCGACGACATCGACAAGAACGTCGTCAACACCCTGAAGCAGGACGGCAAGCTCTACGGCCTGCCCACCAGCAACTACACGATGGGCCTGCTGGTCAACCGCAAGCTCTTCAAGGACGCGGGCCTCGACCCCGACCAGCCTCCGCGCACCTGGGACGAGGTCCGCGCGGCCGCCAAGAAGATCGCGGCGCTCGGCAACGGCACCGCCGGCTACGGCGAGTACAGCGTCGAGAACACCGGCGGCTGGCACTTCACCGCCGCGATGTACGGCCTGGGCGGCGACGTCGTCGGCGCCGACGGCAAGGCGGCCTTCAACAACGCGACCGGCAAGCAGGTCGCCGACAACCTCAGGGCCATGCGCTGGGAAGACGACAGCATGGGCAAGACCCAGCTGCTCAAGTGGGGCGACCTGCAGAAGCAGATGGCCTCGGACAAGCTCGGCATGTTCCTCGCCGCTCCCGACGACATCACGTACATGGTCCAGCAGCTCGGAGCCAAGTACGAGAACTTCGGCATGGGCCCCATCCCCGGCGGCGCCGCGACGCTGGCCGGAGGCAACGGTTACATGATCAAGAAGGGCAGCTCGCCGGACAAGGTCAAGGCCGCCATCGCCTGGCTGAACTTCAAGACGCTCTCGGTCGGCAAGGGCCAGTTCCAGTACGACCGCTCCAAGACCGACGGTCTGCCGGTCGGACTTCCGCAGCCCGCCTTCTTCACCGGTGCCAGCAAGGCCAAGGACGACGAGCTGAAGGCCGCCAGCGCCACCATGCCGGTCGTCAACTTCAAGTCCTTCCTGGACAACCCGGTCGCCGGCAAGCCCGAGCCGACGAAGGCCCAGGAGGTCTACAAGGTCCTCGACAAGGTGATGTCGGGGGTCCTGACCAACAAGAACGCCGACACGGCGCAGCTCCTCGCGGAGGCCGAGAAGGCCGTCAACCAGGTGCTGGCCAACCAGTAG